TCCGGGCTCGTCCGCGGCGGAGTCCATGGCTTGCTGGGCCCGGGTAGCGGCCGCGGTCGCGTCGGCGCGGCGACCGAGTGCGGCCAGGGCACGCAGCTCGCACCAGGCGGTGATCTGGGCGGTGTGCAGCGAGGTGGTGGCGTACTCGTGGGCCTGACCGGCCAGGCTCAGAGCGTCGGCCGGGCGATGTTCGAAACCGGCGACCATGGATCGGGCTCCGAGACTCCATCCGGTCAGGCGGTCTTCGCCAATGCTGGTGCCCAATCCGCAGGCCGCACCGAGAGGGGTGTGGGCCCCGGCGTAGTCGGCGCGGTGGAAGGCCAGGTTCCCCAGCAGCGCGGACAGCCATCCGGCCAGTCGCCGCAGTTCGGTCCGGTCGCGCTCGCGCTGGGATACGGTGAGCATATCGACGATCAGCCGCCGAACCCGGTGAATCTCGTCGGCCAACACGCTGGGCGCGTAACGACCGTAGTGGCTGGTGTAGTAGTCCACCGCCTGTCGCAGGTGCTCGCGGGTCTCGGGACCGCCTGCGGGTCCTTCGGCCTCGCGATGGAGCTGCACGGAGTCGGCGACGGCGATCAACGTCCGGTCGGCCATCACAGCCCCTCATGTCGACGATGGCGTGTGTTGACGATACCTCTCCACCTGAGGAAGTTCAGGCGTTGCGGCCGAGGGCGGCGCGGCGGTGCGGGACACCGAGAACCGCGCGGCCGGAATACCTCACCACCGACCACGCGCGGTGGCAGGCATTCATCGCCGCCGTCAAAACCGACCAGTTCGGCTGACACACCGGCCAACCGTGCGGCGCCCCGGAGCGGCTCCGGGGCGCCGCCGCATGCTCCGGCGCGGCAGTGCCGCAACCTCGAACCGAAACCTCACTCCGCGCCCGTCTCCCGGCCCGGCGGCAGCAGAGCACCCGAGGTCAACCCGGCGGCCATCTCCCGAGCGGTCTCCTCGGCGGCCCATCCCGCGCTCCGGGCGGCGGCACGCATGACGTGCAACTGCCGGAAGGCCCTGCCGTAGCGGCGCTGCTGCTCCGGCGGCACCAGCGGCACCCGCAGCCGCTTGGCGCTCAACCGCATGATCGAGCTACCGGTGGTGGCACTGTGGACGTTGTCCTCCGCGCCCAGAAAACCGGCCAGAAACCACGAGTCCAACCGCTCCGGATCCGGCCGCAGCAGATGCAGGTGCCGCCCCAGCAGCGCCCCCACGTCATCCCCCGCGGCCACGCGCACCGGCACCGTCCGCAGTCCCTTCAGCACATCCGGCATGATCACGTCACCCGCGGCGATCTCGACCGATTCGGACACCACCGTGTCCCCGGCCGAGCCGGAAACCTCCCGGTGCTCCCACACGTCCCGCGAACTCAACACCCGGCACTCCTCGGGCAACTCGACCTCCTCGGAATCCCCCGTGCGGGAAGAGGAGACCCGATGCAGCCACACCGCCCCGCCCCGGAGCAGATCGGCCACGGTCGCGGTGCGCCAGGACACCGGCTCGTCCCCCGCCGGAGGCCACTCCGGCCCACCGGCCGAATCCAGCAGCTGTCGGCCCGCCTGCCCCAGCTCCTCCCGCAGCCGCCGCACCAGCTCCTCCTGCCGCGCGGGATCGACGGCGCCGGCGGTGGTGTGCACGTGCCGCTGCGGGGTGAGATCCACGTTCTCGTCGAGCAGATCGACCGCAGAGCGCCCGCAGGCCACCCCGGGGGCGGACTCGAAGCCCTCCGGATCGGCGGCGAAATCGCGCCAGGAGGCCAGCACCCGCTCCCGCAGCGCCGACCAGTCCAGCGCCTCACGCCCACCACCGGACTGCACACGCCCCGCCGAATCCCCCCGCACCGCCGCATCGGCCGGGGTGTGCACGAACAACACCGGAGCGATCTCCCTGCGATCCGGATCGGGCGCGGCCAACACCCACAGGTGCAGCCCCAGGTGCGGCGGCGAGGCCGCCCCGGCGGGCAAGGCCACCACCGCCCGCAACGCCCCGGAGCGCACCAGCTCGGAACGGATGCGCCGCCCCGAAGCACGCTCGGCCACCCCCGGCGGCAACAGCAGTACCGCCCGTCCACCCGGTTCGAGATGAGTCAGGCAGTGCTGCACCCAGGCCAGCTCCGACTCCGACTTCGGCGGAACCCCGAACACCCAGCGGGGATCGTAAGCCACCTCCTCGTGGCCCCAGTCCCGTATCCCGTACGGCGGGCTGCACACCACCCCCTCGGCGCGTAGCGCCGGGAAAGCGTCCGAACGGAAACTGTCGCCCGGACGCACCACGCTGTCGACCCCGGGGGCCTCCGTGCCCAACCGCACCGAGGTCACCCCCACCTGGGAATCCACCACGTCCTGGCCGAACAGCTCCCCCGCACCCGCCCGGGCCGCAGCCAACAGCAGACCGCCGTAGCCGCAGGCCGGGTCGAACACCCGCGTCGGCGCCACCTCCCGGCTCTCCGCCAGCAGCCGCACCATCAACTCGGCCAGCTGCGGCGGGGTGGCCGCCGTTCCGGTGCTCGGATCCTCGGCCAACACCTCGGTCAGCACCTCCACCACGACGGCGAGCCCGTCGGTGGCCGCGCTCTCCAGCAACGGCCCCAGCACTGCCGCCGGATAATCCGCCACCGACTGCGGCTCCACCCCCGGAACCTCCGCGAGCCACCGCCCCAGCGACCGGGACAGCGCCTCGACCCGCTCGTGCTCGGCCGAACGCGCGATCCCGGCGAGTTCGGCCTCGTCGAGACCGGCCAGGGCGGAGACCAGCGGCAACAACCGGACGACGAGCTCCCGCTCATCCTCGTCGGCCACGCGCACGGCGGCACGCAGCTCTTCGTAGGAGGTGCGCTGCGGAAGTTGGCCCCGCTCAGCCAACCACTCCCGCACCCGCTCGGCGTCGTAAGCGGGGCTGGTCTCGGTCCCACCCACGGGGTCCGGGAAATCCGGGTGGCGACGGCGCCAGTTGCTGACCGTGGCCCGGGTCACCCCGGCCATCCGGGAGATCTCGGCTGCGGTCACCTGCGCTGCTGATCGGGGCATCACGACGTCCTGTCTCGCTGCGGGCTTTGCACTGTAAACAGCCTACAACACCAATCAATCCTGTTAACTTGTTTGACAGTGCTTTCAGTTCATGCTTTCCTAATCATGCTTTCATCGCGAGCTGGTCGCCGGCACGGCCGCATCCCCGCAACCGCACCGTCCCGACAGGAGAGTCATGTCCATCCCCATGCCCACCGACGAAGTCGAAGGCATCCGGCTGCACGTCACCCCGTTCCGTCCGAACGCGGTGATCGGCACCCTCGGCCTGTCCACCCTGCTCCAGCTCGTGCCCTCCCCGAAGGCCCAGGAGAACCAGCAGGCGCTCAAACACGCCTCCGGCACGCTGCGCAGGCACGCCGAGGTGCGCGGGCTGGTCCAGCGGATGCTCAAATCCACCAACAAGGGCCGCAACGTCACCTCCTACGCCGGCTACATCGCCTCGGGCGTGAAAGACGAACTCGGCGCGGCCTGGTCCACTCCCCCGGTCACGCTCTGGCTCGGCGGCAAACTCTCCTCGATCAGCGAGGAACTCGTCCCCGGGACCGGCATCCGCACCGTCTCGGTCGCCCCGGGCTCACCCGTGGTCGCCATCGACGGGGAAACCCAGGTCGCCGCCTGGCACGAACTCCACGACTCCCCGGAGCGCTACGGCCTCAGCGTCGAAGCCCTGGCCGGTGTGCGGGTGCCCTTCGAACTGTTCTGGGGCATCGAGGTCCAGGACGCGCGCCAGATCTTCTACGACCGCAACGTCGAAGGCATCCCCGTGACCAAGAACCTGGCGATGTCGATGGACCAGCGCGACTTCGGCACCCACCTGGCCCACCGGGTGATCGACAACGTCCGGATCGAGCACAACGGCAAGACCGTCCCGTTCGGCAAGTTCGTCGAAACCCGCAGCAGGCAACTCAAGAACTCCGCCCCCGAAGTGGTCACCCTGTCCGCGCTGCGCGTGCTGGTCATCTGCACGCTGTTCGGCCGGGGCGGGCTCGCGCGCTCCGGCTCGACGCTGCGGGAGGAGGAACTTCCCGAAGGCGTCACCCCCGAACACGCGAGCAGGCGAGTCGTACCGCTACTGTCGATGATCATCTCCGAACTGAACGAACACTTCGTCGCCCGCACGGCCATCTCCACCCCGGCCGTGCTGGCCGGAATCGGCATCGCCGCGCACCAGGTCACCGGCTGGGCCACGGCGGGCAACCACCTCACCGACGAGGAACTGCTCGACCTGCTGACCACGGTGCGCTGGGAACGCGAAGCCCGGTACTGGCACGGCGTCGCGGGCAGCGCCAACGCCAAAGGCACGTTGAACTTCGGCGGCGGCGCCAAGGACGCCGGAGGCCGCGTCGCCGACGCCATCGTGCACCCCGACACCGAATACGGCCGCAAGATTCGCGGCCGGTAACCGGCGATTACACCCCGAAATTCCCACGAACGCACTCCAGAAACAGCGGTGTGCCCACCCGGGCGCGCCGTTTCCGTCCGGAAAGGAAACCAACGACAATGACCGAACCGCAACAGCCACAAACACCGCAGCCGCCGCAGCAGCCACAAGCACCGCAGCCACCGCAGCCGCCACAGCGCCTGAAGCCCAAATTCAGCGGGATGGCCTGGGCGAGCCTGATCCTCGGCATCATCGGGATGTGCGGCTCCCCGATACCGATCCTGAACAACCTGACGGCGGTAGCCGCCTTCGTCGGCGTGATCCTCGGCGCCATCGCCCTGTTCGGCGGCAAGAAAACCGTGGCAGGCATCGGTACCGGACTGGGCGTGCTGGCCATCGTCATCACCGTGATCCTGCAGGGCATGATGGTGCGCGAACTGGACAAGGCCCTCGACCAGGGCGGAACCGGCACCGGGACGAACTCCTCCGCCTCCGCCACCCCGGGATCCGGCTCCGGGTCCGGTTCGAACTCCGGATCGGACTCCACCGTGCGGCTCGACTTCGGCCAGGAGCACAGCTGGTCGGGCGGAGAAACGATCTCCATCTCGAAACCGACCCCCTACGAATCGGACAGCCAGTTCCTCCAGCCGAGTGAGGGCAACAGATACATCCAGTTCGACGTGCGGGTGACCAACAACGGCGACGACGAGTACAACGTCGGTTCCTCCTCGATCACCGTCCAGCACAACGGCCAGGTCGCCCAGCAGAACTACGCAGCAGGCGACCAGTTCCCGAACACCCAGCTCCCGCCCGGGGGCAGCGTCACTTACACGATGGTGTTCGAGATCGGTCAGCAGACGGGCAAGCTGCAGGTCAGCGTCGAACCGAACGTGTTCGCCACCGAGACGATCTACTTCTCCGGCCAGGTATGACCCCCGGCTGAGCCGACAGTGCGCCCGCTCCGACGCTGCTTCCGGTAGCGGGCGCACCCTCCCCGCAACGATGTGGTGGTTCTTCCACGAAACCGAGCCGACGCTCGAAACAACGGAGGGACCACCACCGTTCGGATTCGTGATCAGTCAATCACCCGTGCACCAAACGGATCCCAGTCAGGATCGAAACGATGCACTTCCCGTCCGTATTGTCCCTTGAGCATGGACCGAGCAAAACAGAACAGTGTGGGTCCACCTTCGCCGCACAGCCCTCCGAGGTCATGACCACTCCCGGAATACTTCCCTCAACGATTCGACAAGCGACCCCGGATCACCTCGTTGAACGCCCCGACCAAGTGCCCAGCATCATCGGCAACTCGGATTCGGTAAGTCCACAGCCTCCTCAGAATCAGCCCTGCTCCTCGGCGACGCTCGCGGCCGCCCGCCCGGCCTCGCGTGTTCCGATCAGGACGAACGACATCACGACCGCGAAGCAGGCGAAGCCGACGATCACTCCGAGCACGCCACCCGTGTCGAGCGCCGCGAGCACGACGCAGATCAGCACACTCGCCGGAGCCAGCACGTAACCGCTCCGCGCGGCCCACCACAGCCAGGGAGCCGCCGCCCGGTGTCCGGCCTGCCAGGCCCGTTCGGAGGCCATGGTCCGTTTGGTTCTGATCCCGATCCCCTGGTTCCGGCCCAACATCCCACGAGTGGTGGCGTAGCGGATGTAGTCGAAGACCCCGGCCAACATCACCATGCTGACAGCCAGACCGATCACCGCCCCGAGTCCGGCCATGCGCACCTCCCACCGAGATCTCGCCGCCTACCCCACCCGCATGATCCACACCATCGCCCCGGCCCGTCGAGCCGGGACGGCACTCCGCGAGACCGCTGCCCGCGGCGGGACCGGAAGCACCACCGAGCGGAACCGCTGACACGGGGCTTTTTCCGGTGACAGTGGACACCACTACCGCCCACTCCCCGGACTGTCACCTCATTCGGCGACGTTTCACCGCGGAGTGGTTTCCCCCGCGACACGCGGGCGAATTCGTGGTGTGATCGGCACTGTGCGACGAGGACGCAACGGGCACCGCTGCGAACCGGACACCTCGCAGATCGGGCTGTGGCGCTGCGAGGTGTGCGGGCAGCAGTGGGAGATCCACGGAGTCGCCGACAACCCCCGCGTGCGCAAGGTCAGCCGCATCGGATGGTTCCTGGCCAAACTCTTCGGCTGAAAGCACCCCCACACCGCTGACACGCCGCGCGCCGGAGGCACTGCCCACGCGGGAACGACGGCTGCGGCCGCGCCCGGCCGGCTTGCGAAGCCACCGCGGGGCGGGCCGAGCCCGGATCTCCGCGTCAGCGCCCCAGTTCGTCGAGCCGGTCCAGCATCCGCTGCGCCTGCTCGGCGTGCAGCGCGGATTCCTCAGTGGTGGCCACGGCCAGCACCTGCCGCAGCAGTTGCCTGGCCTCGTCCGTCTCCCCGGTGTTCGACAGCAGCGTGGCGAGCTGAACCCGCACTTCCAGGATGCGTTCCAGTTCGTCGGGCAACAGGCGCAGGTATTCGTTGAGCAGCGAGCGGAGTTCGCGGGCCGCACGCTGGTTCTCGCCGAGTTCCATGCGGCAGGTGGCGGCCATGACGCGGCATTCCAGCACCGAGGCGGTCGAGGTTCCCGAGTAGCCGTCGAGTTCCGCGAGCAGCACGCAGCCCGGCGAGTAGAGATCCCCGGCCGGGGTGACGGTGTTGTTCATGGCCTGTTCCGGGGCCATGTAGGCCGGGGTTCCCATGCTCTCGCCCGCACGGGCGAGTTTTTGGTGTGGCCGCCGTCCAGCACGACCGCGATGCCGAAGTCGAGCACTTTGATCGTGCCGCTGTCGGCGATCATCACGTTGCTCGGTTCGAGGTCGCGGTGGATCAGCGAGGCCTCCCCGCGGCTGCCCGCCCGCGCAGCTGCCTGACCGGCCCCGCGCTCGTGCCCGCGCGACGGCGGCTTCGCTGCGGACTCGCAGCGCACCGGCTTCCCGTTGGACGAGGAGACCTCCCCTGCGTTCGGGGTTGCCCCCGGTTAGGGACCGCAGCCCCCGACAGCCTCCAGCGACCCCGAAGTCGAGCCGCCGTCCGCCCTTCCCCGGAGCCGGAGGCGACGCCGCGGGCTCGGGAACCGCGTGGACCCGTAAGGCTGCGATCCCCCTCGATCTCGGGTGAGTCGTGCGTTCGGCACAGCTCGCCCGGGACCGAGAGGGAGGTGAGCTTCTCGGTCTACCGGAATTGTGACTTCGGAGCTTCACCACGCGCGGGGTGTTACACCCGCGCCGAGCCGGGGGTTACGGGCAGAGCGGCGATGGTGGGCCGATAGTGCCCGAGCATGAACGTCAGGGCTTACCAAGTACACGGCCGGGTTCGCCTAGATCGTGCGTTGCCTGACGCGCGGACTGCACCCGCTCTGACCGGGAGCCGCACGGCTGTGAACCGTGGCCAGGACTTACAGCCCTACCCACGCGATGCCTGGGGCGCGCGTGGAGGGAAGTCTATTCCGTGCTAGACTCAGCACTGCTTTATTTCTATCTTGGCGGAAGAAATATAGCATGAGCCCCCTGGTCACGATCAGGGGGCTCTTCTTCGTTCACTACCGAGCGTGCACACACGAAAAACACCCCCGGAACGAATCCGAGGGTGCGAAACTGTTCGGCTGCCGATCGGGCGAACCGGGGGCTCAGTCGAATCGGCTGGTCTTCATGGCGGCGAGGAAGGCCGACCACTGCCTGCCGGTAGTGGTGAAGTGCCCGGCAGCACGGTCCTTCGTGTCGCGCACGCCAACGACGTCGGTGGTCACCGCGACTTCAACGCAGTTGTCCGCGCCCTGCGAGCGGCTGGACTTCCGCCAGGTCACGCCGGTCAGATCAGCCATGATTACCTACTCCGTGGTCTGGTGTCGCAGCTCCTTGATTCGGCGGTCCAGCATCGTGGCTGTCTCGCGCTCGGACGCCGCCGCCGCGCGCAGCCTATCGAACGCCCGCTTGTAGGCGTCCGTGTGGGCGGGCCGGTCGATGTAGTCGGCTGACGTGAGCCCTTCCAAGTACACGTAGGTAGCTTCGGGCTCTTCCAACGTGAACAGCTTCCATCCGCTGCCGAGCGCGACGTGCTCACCGGTCGTGAACGGGATTATCTGCAGAACGACGTTGGAGCGCTTGGCCATCTTGCGCAGGTGTTGAAGCTGATCACGCAACACCTGGTAGTCACCGATCTGCCGGTGCAGCGCGGCTTCGCCGAGGATTACCCACACCTGCGGTCCATCGTCGTGAAGCGCACGATCGGCACGCATCATCCGCTCGGCCACACCCGGTTCGGGGTCCACGGACTCGTCCAGCGGGTTGGACAGCACAGCCCGCGCGTAGTGCTCGGTCTGCAGGATCGCGGGGATAACTTCGGGGTCGTACGCCTTGATTTCCGCTGACGCGCCTTCCAGAGCGATGCTGGTAGCGGCCCAGTCGGGAACTTTGGCCGGTTGATCACGGCGCCGGGCTTCCTTGCCGAGTTCCCGCAGTCGCTCGGCCTGTTCCTGATCGTCCGCCACGCCATACATCTCGAGCATGACTTCGATCTCGGCCGCACTGGCGGTCAAGTCGCCGCGTTCCACTTTGGTCAGCTTGCCCGAGTACCAGTCGAGCCGTTCGGAGATCTTGGCCGGTGA
This genomic stretch from Actinopolyspora halophila DSM 43834 harbors:
- a CDS encoding N-6 DNA methylase, yielding MPRSAAQVTAAEISRMAGVTRATVSNWRRRHPDFPDPVGGTETSPAYDAERVREWLAERGQLPQRTSYEELRAAVRVADEDERELVVRLLPLVSALAGLDEAELAGIARSAEHERVEALSRSLGRWLAEVPGVEPQSVADYPAAVLGPLLESAATDGLAVVVEVLTEVLAEDPSTGTAATPPQLAELMVRLLAESREVAPTRVFDPACGYGGLLLAAARAGAGELFGQDVVDSQVGVTSVRLGTEAPGVDSVVRPGDSFRSDAFPALRAEGVVCSPPYGIRDWGHEEVAYDPRWVFGVPPKSESELAWVQHCLTHLEPGGRAVLLLPPGVAERASGRRIRSELVRSGALRAVVALPAGAASPPHLGLHLWVLAAPDPDRREIAPVLFVHTPADAAVRGDSAGRVQSGGGREALDWSALRERVLASWRDFAADPEGFESAPGVACGRSAVDLLDENVDLTPQRHVHTTAGAVDPARQEELVRRLREELGQAGRQLLDSAGGPEWPPAGDEPVSWRTATVADLLRGGAVWLHRVSSSRTGDSEEVELPEECRVLSSRDVWEHREVSGSAGDTVVSESVEIAAGDVIMPDVLKGLRTVPVRVAAGDDVGALLGRHLHLLRPDPERLDSWFLAGFLGAEDNVHSATTGSSIMRLSAKRLRVPLVPPEQQRRYGRAFRQLHVMRAAARSAGWAAEETAREMAAGLTSGALLPPGRETGAE
- a CDS encoding DNA sulfur modification protein DndB; the encoded protein is MSIPMPTDEVEGIRLHVTPFRPNAVIGTLGLSTLLQLVPSPKAQENQQALKHASGTLRRHAEVRGLVQRMLKSTNKGRNVTSYAGYIASGVKDELGAAWSTPPVTLWLGGKLSSISEELVPGTGIRTVSVAPGSPVVAIDGETQVAAWHELHDSPERYGLSVEALAGVRVPFELFWGIEVQDARQIFYDRNVEGIPVTKNLAMSMDQRDFGTHLAHRVIDNVRIEHNGKTVPFGKFVETRSRQLKNSAPEVVTLSALRVLVICTLFGRGGLARSGSTLREEELPEGVTPEHASRRVVPLLSMIISELNEHFVARTAISTPAVLAGIGIAAHQVTGWATAGNHLTDEELLDLLTTVRWEREARYWHGVAGSANAKGTLNFGGGAKDAGGRVADAIVHPDTEYGRKIRGR
- a CDS encoding DUF4352 domain-containing protein; amino-acid sequence: MTEPQQPQTPQPPQQPQAPQPPQPPQRLKPKFSGMAWASLILGIIGMCGSPIPILNNLTAVAAFVGVILGAIALFGGKKTVAGIGTGLGVLAIVITVILQGMMVRELDKALDQGGTGTGTNSSASATPGSGSGSGSNSGSDSTVRLDFGQEHSWSGGETISISKPTPYESDSQFLQPSEGNRYIQFDVRVTNNGDDEYNVGSSSITVQHNGQVAQQNYAAGDQFPNTQLPPGGSVTYTMVFEIGQQTGKLQVSVEPNVFATETIYFSGQV
- a CDS encoding SdpI family protein, producing the protein MAGLGAVIGLAVSMVMLAGVFDYIRYATTRGMLGRNQGIGIRTKRTMASERAWQAGHRAAAPWLWWAARSGYVLAPASVLICVVLAALDTGGVLGVIVGFACFAVVMSFVLIGTREAGRAAASVAEEQG
- a CDS encoding tetratricopeptide repeat protein, whose amino-acid sequence is MGTPAYMAPEQAMNNTVTPAGDLYSPGCVLLAELDGYSGTSTASVLECRVMAATCRMELGENQRAARELRSLLNEYLRLLPDELERILEVRVQLATLLSNTGETDEARQLLRQVLAVATTEESALHAEQAQRMLDRLDELGR
- a CDS encoding protein kinase domain-containing protein, giving the protein MRCESAAKPPSRGHERGAGQAAARAGSRGEASLIHRDLEPSNVMIADSGTIKVLDFGIAVVLDGGHTKNSPVRARAWEPRPTWPRNRP
- a CDS encoding DUF397 domain-containing protein; protein product: MADLTGVTWRKSSRSQGADNCVEVAVTTDVVGVRDTKDRAAGHFTTTGRQWSAFLAAMKTSRFD
- a CDS encoding helix-turn-helix domain-containing protein, with protein sequence MSNTPPAVRRVQVGLILRNLRYAAGVSPAKISERLDWYSGKLTKVERGDLTASAAEIEVMLEMYGVADDQEQAERLRELGKEARRRDQPAKVPDWAATSIALEGASAEIKAYDPEVIPAILQTEHYARAVLSNPLDESVDPEPGVAERMMRADRALHDDGPQVWVILGEAALHRQIGDYQVLRDQLQHLRKMAKRSNVVLQIIPFTTGEHVALGSGWKLFTLEEPEATYVYLEGLTSADYIDRPAHTDAYKRAFDRLRAAAASERETATMLDRRIKELRHQTTE